Below is a genomic region from Dioscorea cayenensis subsp. rotundata cultivar TDr96_F1 chromosome 14, TDr96_F1_v2_PseudoChromosome.rev07_lg8_w22 25.fasta, whole genome shotgun sequence.
ACTAATATAaggttataattttttcttcgtgataaaattttagtttgCAAAATTAGTAAATTTATAGTTTGGAATATTAAATATGGCAATCAAACTCCAACATTTTGTTACCAATAATCAAGTGGTCTATTGGTTATCGGGTCTCCTTTAGAACTTTTtccaagtggtgagagttcgaatcacGAGTGATGACATATGCACATGAACCCCACCCCCACTTGTTTCATTAAGGCTTGCATGCCCTCTTTTATTTCTTAGGGCCTAGCCGCTCATCttgacaaaaaagaaaaaaagttcaaCCTTTGTTAGGTAATAGTTTAATTTATTCAAGTTTATATGTTTCTAATGGTCATATCATAAGACAAGGGCTCCACAAGGAGCAATATTTATCATAATTGTTAGCGAATAATAATCGGTGTCCTAACAATGTACTTGTCAGCTACCCACCTGATATTGCCTTGTATTTCTTTCTTCAGCGCAACACTTGATTTTATGCTCACCATATAACTAACCTTCTCATTCAACTCATGGAACTCAAGAACTTTTGGTACCACCTCCACTATAACTTCATCTGGCATGTCTACTTCCACTTTGTAACTTGATATTGCCTTCCCAACATTTGTTACAGTCCGATTAACTGTAACATTTTTCTCTAGTGAAACTACTATAGAAGGGTAATTGAGGTTTGATTGTGAGATCTTCTTAATCTTTGAGCATTGGATATCTTCACCGGTGATTGTACGCATTTGAATGTCATCATAACCCAATCCACAGAGGAAGGCTATGTATTGCTTGGTATCTATGTCAAACACTAAACCCGGATCAACAGCTTTGGATGGGTTCACATTCCCGGCTCCCATCATGAAGAAGCTTGCAGGTTGGCGTTGCTCATCCATTATTGGCTTTCCATCATGGTCTTCAATCACTGATGTTGTCATAATTGCAGACTTGATAGCCGCCGGTGACCAATCTGGATGTTTCTCTTTTATAAGCGCAACAATCCCACTGAGATGAGGGGTTGCCATTGAAGTCCCAGATATAATGTTGAAAATTTTGTTAGTTGGAACATCTTCTCCAGTTTGCACACCCCAAGCAGCGAGAATATTTACTCCAGGACCAATAATGTCTGGCTTTAGAACACCAGGGCTTTGCGTACTGGGGCCTCTGGAAGAGAAGAATGCTACTGTTGGAGCCTCAGACTTTCCAATTATGGTACCTTTGAAGATGATAGCTGCTGTTGCATTAGGGGTTGAATTGAAATATGATGCTATCTTCTCTCCGTCTGCATAGCTGACATGAGATGCAGGGAGAACATGAGCATCAGCGATTGTGGTATACCCATAACTTCTTTTGTTCATAAGTATCATAGCTGCTCCACCATTATTCTTGACATGGATCCCGGTGGGTATTCTTCGACCCTTGCCTACCTGGCATAACACAATTTTCCCTTTGATGTCTTCTAAATAGCCGTCATAGCAGTTATCTTCCTTGGAAAAGTTCGAAGTAGTAGGATAGCTAAGAGGTAACAAGGTTGATGAATAATTGTTGGGCTGGAAAACAGTTTCACCTTCAAGAACACTACCATCGCCGAGCTTGACAATGGACTGTATTCTTCTATCTATGGTACTTGCAGCAACAGTGAGTAACCATGGTGCTCCATTTTCTATAGTCCATTCATTAGGTCCTGAGTTGCCAGCAGCACAGCTCACAAATATGCCTTTCTTTACTGCATTGAAGGCAGAAATGGCAATACCATCGTTATAAAAAGCTACAGATTGTGCTCCCAGAGAAATAGATATTACATCAACTCCATCTTCTATGGCAGCATCGATTCCGGCAATTACATCTTCTTCTCTACATCCATAAATAGTACAAACCTTGTAAACTGCTAGGTGGGCATGAGGAGCCATCCCAGATGCTGTGCCATTAGCATTCCCAAACACATTGGCATTATCTGCAAAGTTCCCTGTAGCCGTGGCTGCAGTATGTGTGCCATGGCCAACCATGTCTGCAATTGTTTCACCAGTGTATTTGTTCAAAAGTCTTGCACCAATGAGCTTGTTATTGCAGTTGCCATGGATGGCTTTGAAGTCCTCGCAAGAACCTTTCCATTTTGAAGGAGGTGGAGATATACCATTGTCTTTGAAAGAGATGTGCTCTGCGGTGATGCCGGTATCGATTAATCCAATGATCACGCCATTCCCCATGTTAGTGATGTTCCATAAAGAAGCTGAGCCTTGTTGCAAGCCAAGGAAATAAGGAGTGTGAGTGGTTAAAATTTGAAGGACCTTACTTGGCCGAGCTCGGAGGAAGCCCTCCTTCTTGGCCATCTCATGGACTTCACTCTCTGTTAGCCTTGCAGTAAAGCCACTAATGGCATGGATGTAAGTATGGATCATTCTATTTTGATCACCATTTTGAGCAATGGATTTGGGGAGAAAAGAATGGTAATAGGCCTTGAGGTCTTTGTGGATTAGAAGGTCCATGTTTTTTGGTGGTTGAACATGGACAATGTAACTCTTGAGATCAGTAGCAATAGCAGTAGCAGTAGCAGTAGCAGTAGCAGTAGAAGGAAAGAGCAGGGAGAAGAGAAGCAAAGCTAAGAGAAGCAGCATTTGGTTGCTGGTTTCCATCATATTGGTTTCGGTTGGGACGAAGGGATATAGACTTCAGAgttcttgtatatatatttggagtGGGTTAGTTTCCATAAGAATGTCTTGTAACGGCAACTTGCTTATAAATAGTAACATCTTTATTACATGTAAGCATTTATTTCAATGCTATTAATTTGAGATAAGATATTATTGGTTACAGTAAATACTCATTTTGCCTACTAATTATAGAAAGTCAAAGGTCCACTTACAATGAGGTTGGACGCCAATATACTGGGCCCATCTCAACCCTCTAATGTGGCTTTAGGCCTAGTTCAACTCTCCAGCGCAACTTTTGGGCTCAAACAAACCCGCATATGGGTGCTGGATCAGCTTGGGCCATTGTTCCGAGTGGGGCCATTTCACTAAGTGGGCTGAGCCCAAACCCCTTACAAGCTACCTctttttattaactaattattttcatttaaataaaaaattgaataaaaataaataaataaataaataattactaaaGCAAAAAAGGAGTTCAGATTTAAGTATTTAATCAAGACAACTAGACAAGCCCAACCATTCTCAAGACAAATCCATTTCCAAACCACTCAAGGCCTTCTAAATGGCATGCATATATTGGACGGCCAGTTTTTCTcttatcaattttcttttatcaattaCAACTCTTTAATttacaatgaattttttttaaaatttatttaataaaaaagtccataaaaaaatttaaattatttttagcatcattaacaacatttaaaataattaaatttcatataaattatctAGAAAAATCAGGTTGGTTTGTCACCAATGTTCCCTTGAACGTCCAACAACTAGCACACTGTAGAGAATAATAACAAAATGGTGGCTTTTCTCAGGACCATAAGCGCTGCCACCG
It encodes:
- the LOC120276354 gene encoding subtilisin-like protease 4, with product MDLLIHKDLKAYYHSFLPKSIAQNGDQNRMIHTYIHAISGFTARLTESEVHEMAKKEGFLRARPSKVLQILTTHTPYFLGLQQGSASLWNITNMGNGVIIGLIDTGITAEHISFKDNGISPPPSKWKGSCEDFKAIHGNCNNKLIGARLLNKYTGETIADMVGHGTHTAATATGNFADNANVFGNANGTASGMAPHAHLAVYKVCTIYGCREEDVIAGIDAAIEDGVDVISISLGAQSVAFYNDGIAISAFNAVKKGIFVSCAAGNSGPNEWTIENGAPWLLTVAASTIDRRIQSIVKLGDGSVLEGETVFQPNNYSSTLLPLSYPTTSNFSKEDNCYDGYLEDIKGKIVLCQVGKGRRIPTGIHVKNNGGAAMILMNKRSYGYTTIADAHVLPASHVSYADGEKIASYFNSTPNATAAIIFKGTIIGKSEAPTVAFFSSRGPSTQSPGVLKPDIIGPGVNILAAWGVQTGEDVPTNKIFNIISGTSMATPHLSGIVALIKEKHPDWSPAAIKSAIMTTSVIEDHDGKPIMDEQRQPASFFMMGAGNVNPSKAVDPGLVFDIDTKQYIAFLCGLGYDDIQMRTITGEDIQCSKIKKISQSNLNYPSIVVSLEKNVTVNRTVTNVGKAISSYKVEVDMPDEVIVEVVPKVLEFHELNEKVSYMVSIKSSVALKKEIQGNIRWVADKYIVRTPIIIR